Proteins co-encoded in one Coleofasciculus chthonoplastes PCC 7420 genomic window:
- a CDS encoding DUF2808 domain-containing protein: MRVSTLIALTLSTASLWGMPIAPIHAVQQADGTVSFEKSPRLINVFTTFDHVGVWGAKYYFTLELPENAGEPLQKVTISQREGSETIRFRLDDTLAFTGTARNKGEQLPLQSVNRDDATKTVSVSFAEPISPGTTFTIGLQPQHNPYWGGVYLFGVTAFPAGEKPYGLYLGVGRLHFYRRTSCRWGFC; this comes from the coding sequence ATGCGCGTTTCCACTCTCATCGCCCTTACCCTGAGTACAGCCAGTCTCTGGGGAATGCCAATTGCCCCGATTCACGCTGTTCAGCAAGCTGATGGTACCGTTTCCTTTGAAAAATCACCGCGCTTGATTAATGTGTTCACCACATTTGATCATGTGGGAGTATGGGGGGCTAAGTATTATTTCACCTTAGAACTTCCAGAAAATGCGGGTGAACCTTTACAGAAGGTGACGATTAGTCAACGGGAAGGAAGCGAAACTATCCGTTTTAGACTTGATGATACTTTAGCATTTACCGGAACCGCTCGAAATAAAGGCGAACAATTGCCGTTGCAATCGGTAAACAGAGATGATGCAACCAAAACGGTTTCTGTTAGTTTTGCCGAACCGATTTCTCCGGGAACCACATTTACTATTGGTCTTCAGCCACAGCATAATCCCTATTGGGGCGGAGTTTATTTATTTGGTGTAACCGCTTTTCCGGCAGGAGAAAAACCCTATGGATTATATCTGGGTGTGGGACGATTGCACTTCTATCGACGAACCTCTTGTCGATGGGGATTCTGCTAG
- a CDS encoding four helix bundle protein has protein sequence MEVRQGRLGGKVDKEENPKTIKTHEDLIIYQKAFDAAMTIFEISKQFPIEERYSLSDQIRRSSRAVCANLAEQARKRRYKASFLAKLNDCEAESAETQVWLKFAVKCQYISTEQGREIYHIYNQVLRGLVNMINHPENWLIG, from the coding sequence ATGGAGGTGAGACAAGGAAGACTGGGAGGGAAAGTGGACAAGGAAGAAAACCCAAAAACAATCAAAACTCACGAAGATCTAATTATTTATCAAAAAGCCTTTGATGCAGCCATGACTATTTTTGAAATATCAAAACAGTTTCCCATAGAAGAGAGATATTCTCTGAGTGATCAAATTCGACGTTCATCCCGTGCTGTGTGCGCTAATTTAGCAGAGCAGGCGAGAAAAAGGAGGTATAAGGCATCATTTCTAGCTAAGTTGAATGACTGTGAAGCCGAAAGTGCCGAAACGCAGGTCTGGCTAAAATTTGCGGTTAAATGCCAGTATATATCAACGGAGCAAGGGAGAGAAATATATCATATATATAATCAAGTGTTAAGGGGGTTAGTAAATATGATTAATCACCCAGAAAACTGGTTAATTGGTTAA